In Massilistercora timonensis, the following are encoded in one genomic region:
- a CDS encoding NAD(P)H-dependent glycerol-3-phosphate dehydrogenase has protein sequence MANVGIMGAGSWGTALALLLHKNGHKVTVWSISEEEVEMLSKEREHKSKLPGVKIPEDMEFTSDLEAAATGRDFIVMAVPSPFTRSTAKKMCPYIREGQIIVDVAKGIEESTLMTLSQQIEQEIPQADVAVLSGPSHAEEVGRGLPTTVVIGAKSKKTAEYLQGMFMSEVFRVYISPDILGMELGGSLKNVIALAAGIADGMGYGDNTKAALITRGIAEIARLGVKMGGSIESFTGLTGIGDLIVTCASVHSRNRKAGYLMGQGKSMEEAMKEVNMVVEGVYSTKAAVKLGEKYGVSLPIIDKVNEILFQGKDPREAVNELMLRDSKTEHSSLTWKE, from the coding sequence ATGGCAAATGTAGGGATCATGGGTGCGGGAAGCTGGGGAACCGCCCTTGCGCTCCTGCTCCACAAGAACGGACATAAGGTTACGGTGTGGTCCATCAGCGAGGAAGAGGTGGAGATGCTCTCAAAAGAGCGGGAGCACAAGAGTAAGCTTCCGGGAGTGAAGATTCCGGAGGATATGGAGTTCACCAGCGATCTGGAAGCTGCGGCTACCGGGCGGGACTTCATCGTGATGGCGGTTCCGTCGCCTTTTACCAGGAGCACGGCGAAAAAGATGTGTCCTTATATCAGGGAAGGGCAGATCATTGTAGATGTGGCCAAGGGAATCGAGGAGAGCACGCTGATGACCCTTTCTCAGCAGATCGAACAGGAGATCCCTCAGGCAGATGTGGCGGTGCTGTCCGGTCCCAGTCACGCGGAGGAAGTGGGACGGGGACTTCCCACCACCGTGGTGATCGGCGCGAAGAGCAAGAAGACGGCGGAGTATCTGCAGGGAATGTTCATGAGTGAAGTGTTCCGTGTCTATATCAGCCCGGATATCCTGGGAATGGAGCTGGGCGGCTCCCTGAAGAACGTGATCGCCCTGGCAGCTGGTATCGCCGATGGTATGGGATACGGCGACAATACCAAGGCGGCCCTCATCACCCGGGGGATCGCGGAGATCGCAAGGCTGGGAGTTAAGATGGGCGGATCCATTGAGAGCTTTACCGGCCTGACCGGTATCGGGGATCTGATCGTAACCTGTGCCAGCGTTCACAGCCGGAACCGGAAGGCCGGTTATCTGATGGGGCAGGGCAAGTCCATGGAAGAAGCCATGAAGGAAGTCAACATGGTGGTGGAAGGCGTATATTCAACCAAAGCGGCGGTGAAGCTGGGGGAGAAATACGGAGTATCCCTTCCCATCATTGATAAGGTAAATGAAATTCTTTTCCAGGGGAAAGATCCCAGAGAGGCGGTTAATGAGCTGATGCTCCGGGACAGCAAGACAGAGCACAGCTCTCTTACATGGAAGGAATAA
- the plsY gene encoding glycerol-3-phosphate 1-O-acyltransferase PlsY, with the protein MERLICVIIGYALGLIETGYFYGKLHHVDIRQKGSGNVGTTNALRTLGWKAGLVTFLGDCFKCIIAVVIVHLIYGRNHAEMVPMLAMYAGLGAVLGHNYPFYMKFKGGKGIAVTAGMIASTTNIWMILICIAVFVGTVALTRYVSVGSLVVVTVYMIEVIVYGQMGGYGIEAGYLHEMYGIAVFLVLSAFFKHRANIGRLLNGTENKLSVGKES; encoded by the coding sequence ATGGAACGTCTGATTTGTGTGATCATCGGGTATGCCCTTGGATTGATCGAGACCGGTTATTTCTACGGGAAGCTGCACCATGTGGACATCCGGCAGAAAGGCAGCGGCAATGTGGGCACCACCAACGCTCTGCGGACGCTGGGATGGAAGGCTGGGCTTGTCACCTTCCTGGGGGATTGCTTTAAGTGTATCATCGCGGTGGTGATCGTACATCTGATCTATGGAAGAAACCATGCAGAGATGGTTCCCATGCTGGCCATGTACGCGGGCCTGGGAGCAGTGCTGGGGCATAACTATCCCTTCTATATGAAGTTCAAAGGCGGCAAGGGGATCGCGGTGACGGCGGGCATGATCGCCAGCACCACCAATATCTGGATGATCCTGATCTGTATCGCGGTGTTTGTGGGGACAGTGGCGCTTACCAGATATGTGTCGGTAGGGTCTCTCGTGGTAGTCACCGTCTATATGATCGAGGTGATCGTGTACGGACAGATGGGAGGATACGGCATTGAGGCAGGGTATCTCCATGAGATGTACGGGATCGCGGTTTTCCTGGTGCTTTCCGCATTTTTCAAGCACCGGGCCAATATCGGGAGATTATTAAACGGCACGGAGAATAAGCTCAGTGTCGGGAAAGAATCATAG
- the der gene encoding ribosome biogenesis GTPase Der encodes MSKPIVAIVGRPNVGKSTLFNALAGEKISIVKDTPGVTRDRIYADVNWLDREFTLIDTGGIEPESKDIILSQMREQAQIAIDTADVIIFITDVRQGLVDADSKVADMLRRSGKPVVLTVNKVDSAQKFMADVYEFYNLGIGDPMPISASGKTGLGDMLDAVIAHFPEAEEGEGEDERPRIAIVGKPNVGKSSIINKLLGEQRVIVSEVAGTTRDAVDTDIVHNGKEYVFIDTAGLRRKNKIKEELERYSIIRTVTAVERADVVLVVIDATEGVTEQDAKITGIAHERGKGIVIVVNKWDAIEKNDRTMREYEQEIRRILSFVPYAEIMYVSAQTGQRLQQIYDRIDMVIENQTMRIATGVLNEIIMEAVAMQQPPSDKGKRLKLYYATQVAVKPPTFVLFVNDRELMHFSYTRYLENKIREAFGFRGTSLKFFVRERKGKEN; translated from the coding sequence ATGAGTAAACCGATCGTAGCTATCGTGGGAAGGCCCAATGTAGGGAAATCCACGCTTTTCAACGCGCTGGCGGGAGAGAAGATCTCCATTGTCAAGGACACGCCGGGCGTGACCAGAGACCGGATCTATGCAGATGTGAACTGGCTGGACCGGGAATTTACCCTGATCGACACCGGGGGTATCGAGCCGGAGAGCAAGGATATCATCCTCTCGCAGATGCGGGAGCAGGCGCAGATCGCCATTGATACGGCGGATGTGATCATTTTTATCACAGACGTGCGCCAGGGACTTGTGGACGCGGATTCCAAAGTAGCGGATATGCTGCGCCGATCCGGCAAGCCGGTGGTGCTGACGGTGAACAAGGTGGACAGCGCCCAGAAGTTTATGGCGGATGTCTATGAATTCTATAACCTGGGGATCGGAGATCCCATGCCTATCTCCGCCTCCGGCAAGACCGGGCTTGGGGATATGCTGGACGCGGTGATCGCCCATTTCCCGGAAGCGGAGGAAGGGGAAGGGGAAGACGAGCGTCCCCGTATCGCCATTGTGGGCAAGCCCAACGTGGGAAAATCTTCCATTATCAACAAGCTTCTGGGGGAGCAGCGGGTGATCGTGTCAGAAGTGGCGGGAACCACCCGGGACGCAGTGGATACAGATATCGTGCACAACGGGAAAGAGTATGTATTTATTGATACGGCAGGCCTTAGGCGGAAGAACAAGATCAAGGAAGAGCTGGAGCGCTACAGTATCATCCGCACGGTAACCGCGGTGGAGCGGGCGGACGTGGTGCTGGTGGTGATCGACGCCACCGAGGGCGTCACCGAGCAGGACGCCAAGATCACCGGTATCGCACATGAGCGGGGCAAAGGGATCGTGATCGTGGTGAACAAATGGGATGCCATTGAGAAAAACGACCGGACTATGCGGGAGTATGAGCAGGAGATCCGCCGGATCCTTTCCTTTGTACCCTATGCGGAGATCATGTATGTGTCTGCCCAGACCGGGCAGCGGCTGCAGCAGATCTACGACCGCATCGACATGGTGATCGAGAATCAGACCATGCGGATCGCCACCGGCGTTCTCAATGAGATCATCATGGAGGCGGTGGCCATGCAGCAGCCCCCTTCAGATAAGGGAAAACGGCTGAAACTTTATTATGCCACCCAGGTCGCGGTGAAGCCGCCTACCTTTGTGCTTTTTGTAAATGACAGGGAACTTATGCATTTTTCCTACACCAGATATCTGGAGAACAAGATCCGGGAGGCTTTTGGCTTCCGGGGAACTTCCCTGAAGTTTTTCGTGCGTGAGAGAAAGGGGAAGGAGAATTAG
- a CDS encoding DUF512 domain-containing protein, translating into MTKRGHKISEVKPDSIASELELKPGDVLLAINGQEIEDVFDYHYYVNDEFLTLLVEKENGEEWELEIEKDYEEDLGLEFEQGLMDEYRSCRNKCMFCFIDQMPKGMRETLYFKDDDSRLSFLQGNYITLTNMSDHDIERIVRYHLEPINISFHTTNPELRCKMLHNRFAGEALKKVDILYEHGIHMNGQIVLCRGINDGEELERTVRDLSRYLPVLESVSVVPAGLTRFREGLYPLESFDKEEARKVLETIHRWQQKFVREQGLHFIHASDEWYLLAGEELPEEERYDGYLQLENGVGMLRLLKQEFDQAYEALPGDEKGRKVTIATGRLAGPYIRKLTERLKEKYPRTEVEVCPIRNDFFGESITVSGLITGQDLMAQLKGRPLGERLLLPCNMFRSGEEVFLDDVTLSQVEEALQVQADIVKSSGQDLIDAILG; encoded by the coding sequence ATGACAAAGCGGGGACACAAGATCAGTGAAGTGAAGCCGGACAGTATTGCCAGCGAGCTGGAACTGAAGCCGGGGGATGTTCTTCTTGCCATCAACGGGCAGGAGATCGAGGACGTATTTGATTATCATTATTATGTAAATGATGAGTTCCTGACTCTTCTGGTGGAGAAGGAAAACGGAGAAGAGTGGGAGCTGGAGATCGAGAAGGATTATGAGGAAGATCTGGGCCTGGAATTCGAGCAGGGTCTGATGGATGAATATCGCTCCTGCAGAAATAAATGTATGTTCTGTTTTATCGATCAGATGCCAAAAGGCATGCGGGAGACGCTGTACTTCAAAGACGATGATTCCCGGCTTTCTTTTCTGCAGGGGAACTATATCACCCTGACCAATATGAGCGACCACGATATTGAGCGGATCGTAAGGTATCACCTGGAGCCTATTAATATTTCCTTTCATACCACCAATCCGGAGCTTCGCTGTAAGATGCTCCACAACCGGTTTGCGGGAGAGGCGCTTAAGAAGGTGGACATTCTCTATGAGCACGGGATCCACATGAACGGGCAGATCGTGCTGTGCAGGGGGATCAACGACGGCGAAGAGCTGGAGCGGACCGTCCGGGACCTGTCCCGGTATCTGCCGGTGCTGGAGAGTGTGTCGGTGGTCCCGGCAGGACTTACCAGATTCCGGGAAGGATTGTATCCCCTGGAGTCTTTTGACAAGGAAGAAGCCAGGAAGGTGCTGGAGACCATCCACCGCTGGCAGCAGAAGTTTGTCCGGGAGCAGGGGCTGCATTTCATCCATGCCAGTGACGAGTGGTATCTTCTGGCAGGGGAGGAGCTGCCGGAGGAAGAGCGGTACGACGGGTACCTTCAGCTGGAGAACGGCGTGGGGATGCTGCGGCTTCTGAAGCAGGAATTTGACCAGGCATACGAGGCGCTGCCGGGAGACGAGAAAGGGCGCAAGGTGACCATCGCCACAGGTCGGCTTGCGGGTCCCTATATCCGAAAGCTTACAGAGAGGCTTAAGGAAAAGTATCCCCGGACGGAAGTGGAGGTGTGCCCCATCCGCAACGATTTCTTCGGGGAATCGATCACCGTGTCCGGCCTGATCACCGGGCAGGATCTGATGGCGCAGTTAAAGGGACGTCCTTTGGGCGAACGGCTTTTGCTTCCCTGCAATATGTTCCGCAGCGGGGAGGAGGTCTTCCTGGACGACGTAACTCTCTCCCAGGTGGAAGAGGCTTTACAAGTACAGGCAGATATTGTAAAATCAAGCGGACAGGATCTGATAGACGCGATCCTTGGATAA
- a CDS encoding ribose-phosphate pyrophosphokinase produces MTNTKLMEEALPVAPLKIAALESCRELGKKVNDYIVDFRRDRVNDSLDSPLFCNYQMDNYLLDFQCPRFGTGEAKGVLNESIRGTDLFLMVDVCNYSLTYTVNGHVNHMSPDDHYQDLKRVISAANGKAHRLNVIMPFLYESRQHKRTKRESLDCALALQELVDMGVSNIITFDAHDPRVQNSIPLHGFDNFNPPYQFMKALLRAEPDLPVDKDHLMVVSPDEGAMHRAVYFSNVLGVNMGMFYKRRDYSTVVNGKNPIVAHEFLGDDIQGKHVIIVDDMISSGESMLDVARQIKDRGAGRVFVCTTFGLFTEGFDKFDEYYEKGYIDRVITTNLTYLPPEAKEKPYFVVADMSKFIALIIDSFNHDVTMSHVLNPTDRIHALLEKQKNRISF; encoded by the coding sequence ATGACAAATACAAAACTGATGGAAGAAGCGCTCCCCGTAGCGCCTCTTAAGATCGCGGCTTTGGAAAGCTGCCGGGAACTTGGGAAAAAGGTGAACGACTATATCGTAGATTTCCGCAGGGACAGGGTAAATGATTCCCTGGACTCCCCGCTTTTCTGCAACTATCAGATGGACAACTATCTGCTGGATTTCCAGTGCCCCCGCTTTGGCACCGGAGAGGCAAAAGGCGTCTTAAATGAGTCCATCCGCGGAACAGATCTGTTTCTCATGGTGGATGTGTGCAACTACAGCCTTACCTATACCGTCAACGGGCATGTGAACCACATGTCCCCGGATGACCATTACCAGGATCTTAAGCGGGTCATCTCCGCCGCCAACGGCAAGGCCCACCGGCTGAATGTGATCATGCCCTTCCTGTATGAGAGCCGCCAGCACAAACGGACCAAGAGGGAGTCTCTGGACTGCGCTCTGGCGCTACAGGAGCTGGTGGATATGGGTGTCAGCAATATCATCACCTTTGACGCCCACGACCCCCGGGTACAGAATTCCATCCCCCTCCACGGGTTTGACAATTTTAATCCACCCTATCAGTTCATGAAGGCCCTTCTGCGGGCGGAGCCGGATCTTCCCGTGGACAAGGACCACCTGATGGTCGTAAGCCCGGATGAGGGCGCCATGCACCGCGCCGTTTACTTTTCCAACGTTCTGGGCGTCAACATGGGTATGTTCTACAAGCGCCGGGATTACTCCACCGTGGTAAACGGCAAGAACCCCATCGTCGCCCATGAATTCCTGGGGGACGACATCCAGGGGAAACATGTGATCATCGTAGACGATATGATCTCTTCCGGAGAAAGTATGCTGGATGTTGCAAGACAGATCAAAGACCGGGGCGCGGGACGGGTTTTCGTCTGCACCACCTTTGGCCTTTTCACAGAAGGCTTTGATAAATTTGACGAGTACTATGAAAAAGGCTACATCGACCGGGTCATCACCACCAACCTGACCTACCTTCCGCCAGAAGCCAAAGAAAAGCCTTACTTTGTAGTGGCCGATATGAGCAAGTTTATCGCGCTCATCATCGACTCCTTCAACCATGACGTGACCATGAGCCATGTACTCAATCCTACCGACCGGATCCACGCACTGCTGGAGAAGCAGAAGAACCGGATCTCCTTTTAG
- a CDS encoding DNA-3-methyladenine glycosylase, whose product MYFQYGSRETEYLKSRDKALGEVIDRIGPVFRETDPDLFSSVVHHIVGQQISTKAQATIWARMKEQLGEVTPATIAAAPAARLQSAGISFRKVEYIRDFAAKVQSGALDLQEISRLPDDQAIKALASLKGIGVWTAEMILLFCLQRPDILSFDDLAIQRGLRMVYHHRSIDRKRFEKYRRRFSPCGSVASLYLWAVAGGAIPEMKDYAPKRRK is encoded by the coding sequence ATGTATTTCCAATATGGCTCCCGTGAAACCGAATATCTGAAAAGCAGGGACAAAGCCCTGGGTGAAGTGATCGACCGGATCGGACCCGTCTTTCGGGAAACCGATCCGGATCTTTTCTCCTCTGTGGTCCATCACATCGTGGGACAGCAGATCTCAACCAAGGCCCAGGCCACTATCTGGGCAAGAATGAAAGAACAATTAGGAGAAGTAACCCCGGCGACCATCGCCGCGGCTCCGGCCGCCCGGCTTCAGTCCGCCGGCATCTCATTTCGCAAGGTGGAATATATCCGGGATTTCGCCGCAAAGGTACAAAGCGGCGCCCTGGACCTGCAGGAGATCTCCCGTCTTCCGGACGATCAGGCCATAAAGGCCCTCGCATCCCTCAAGGGGATCGGCGTGTGGACGGCTGAGATGATCCTGCTTTTCTGTCTCCAGAGGCCTGATATCCTGAGCTTTGACGACCTGGCCATCCAGCGGGGGCTCAGAATGGTCTACCATCACAGAAGTATCGACCGGAAACGGTTTGAGAAGTACCGCAGACGGTTCAGTCCCTGCGGCAGTGTTGCCAGCCTGTATCTCTGGGCCGTGGCCGGAGGCGCTATCCCGGAGATGAAAGACTACGCCCCCAAACGGAGGAAATAA
- a CDS encoding alpha/beta hydrolase, whose product MEEKLRLTEEWDKTFPKSDKVDHRKVTFHNRYGITLAADLYAPKGAQGRQAAIAVCGPFGAVKEQAAGLYAQTMAERGFLTIAFDPSFTGESGGEPRYMASPDINTEDFQAAVDFLSVQDNVDPEKIAVIGICGWGGMALNAAALDTRIRATVTSTMYDMTRVNAKGYFDSEDSADARYEKKKAWNAQRIEDYKNGSYALGGGVVDPLPEDAPFFVKDYYAYYKTDRGYHPRSLNSNGGWSVTGCISFLNQPILRYSNEIRSAVLVIHGEKAHSCYFSRDAYEDMVRNNPFAENKELLIIPDAVHTDLYDQTDVIPFDKIEAFIRDAMK is encoded by the coding sequence ATGGAAGAAAAGTTAAGATTAACAGAAGAATGGGATAAAACATTTCCCAAGAGTGATAAAGTGGATCACCGGAAGGTAACTTTCCACAACCGGTATGGCATTACCCTGGCGGCGGATCTCTATGCGCCGAAAGGAGCGCAGGGGCGGCAGGCGGCCATCGCGGTGTGCGGGCCTTTTGGAGCGGTGAAGGAGCAGGCGGCCGGACTCTACGCCCAGACCATGGCGGAGCGGGGATTTCTGACCATCGCCTTTGATCCTTCTTTCACAGGAGAAAGCGGCGGGGAGCCAAGATATATGGCCTCTCCGGATATCAATACCGAGGATTTCCAGGCGGCGGTGGATTTCCTGTCTGTGCAGGATAATGTGGATCCGGAGAAGATCGCCGTTATCGGGATCTGCGGCTGGGGCGGAATGGCTCTGAACGCAGCGGCTCTTGACACCAGGATCAGAGCTACGGTTACTTCTACTATGTATGATATGACCCGTGTAAACGCGAAAGGTTATTTTGATTCCGAGGATTCTGCAGACGCCCGCTATGAGAAGAAAAAGGCATGGAACGCACAGCGTATCGAAGATTACAAAAACGGCAGCTATGCCCTGGGCGGCGGCGTGGTGGATCCGTTGCCGGAGGATGCCCCGTTCTTTGTAAAAGATTATTATGCTTATTATAAGACGGACAGAGGATATCATCCCCGTTCCCTCAACTCCAACGGAGGCTGGAGCGTGACCGGCTGCATATCCTTCCTTAATCAGCCGATCCTGCGCTATTCCAATGAGATCCGCAGCGCGGTCCTTGTGATCCACGGAGAGAAAGCTCATTCCTGCTATTTCAGCAGGGACGCCTACGAAGACATGGTGCGGAACAATCCGTTTGCGGAGAATAAGGAACTGCTGATCATTCCGGACGCCGTCCACACGGACCTCTATGACCAGACGGATGTGATCCCGTTTGATAAGATAGAGGCATTTATCCGGGACGCAATGAAATAA
- a CDS encoding helix-turn-helix domain-containing protein — protein sequence MIKNYIEQANFEETGFSYTMSLISGKYKMVILYCLMEYQVVRFNELKRYLKKISDKTLSMNLKELEADQLIVRKEYPQIPPKVEYCLSERGKSLMKILDQLCVWGEENRM from the coding sequence ATGATAAAGAATTATATTGAACAGGCAAATTTTGAAGAGACAGGATTCAGTTACACCATGTCTCTGATCTCTGGAAAATACAAGATGGTGATCCTGTACTGCCTGATGGAGTATCAGGTAGTTCGTTTTAATGAACTTAAGCGGTATCTGAAAAAGATATCAGATAAGACGCTGAGCATGAATCTGAAAGAACTGGAAGCGGACCAGCTTATTGTGCGCAAAGAGTATCCTCAGATTCCGCCCAAGGTGGAATATTGCTTAAGCGAAAGAGGGAAATCCCTGATGAAGATCCTGGACCAGTTGTGTGTCTGGGGAGAAGAAAACAGAATGTAA
- a CDS encoding flavin reductase, which produces MRKELNLTEGIFPMPVLMVATYNEDGSINVMNAAWGTMQERGNVALNLTETHKTVKNIKARGAFTVSIADAAHVVEADYFGVESGNRTADKFANSGLTAAKSPVVDAPVINEFPLCLECKFLEYQTNEYGCGIIGKVVRITADERVMEGDKVNMSLVNAIAFDPYTHGYYKVTERVGEAFRDGLKLKK; this is translated from the coding sequence ATGAGAAAAGAACTGAATCTGACAGAAGGTATCTTCCCCATGCCGGTATTAATGGTCGCAACTTATAATGAAGACGGCAGTATCAACGTGATGAACGCTGCCTGGGGAACTATGCAGGAGCGGGGCAATGTGGCTCTAAACCTGACCGAGACTCATAAGACGGTCAAAAATATCAAGGCCCGCGGCGCATTTACCGTCAGCATCGCGGATGCCGCCCATGTAGTAGAAGCCGATTACTTTGGTGTGGAATCCGGCAACCGCACTGCAGATAAATTTGCTAACAGCGGTCTGACTGCAGCAAAATCCCCCGTTGTGGACGCGCCCGTTATCAACGAATTTCCTTTATGCCTGGAATGCAAGTTCCTGGAATATCAAACCAACGAATATGGGTGCGGTATAATTGGAAAAGTAGTCCGGATAACAGCAGATGAACGTGTTATGGAAGGAGATAAAGTCAATATGTCCCTGGTCAACGCCATCGCTTTTGACCCCTATACCCACGGCTACTATAAAGTCACTGAACGCGTCGGCGAAGCATTTAGGGATGGACTAAAGTTGAAAAAATAA
- a CDS encoding LysR family transcriptional regulator, with product MEIRVLRYFLAVAREGSITAAANYLHLTQPTLSRQLKDLEEELGQTLLIRKSHRVTLTPEGMLLRKRAEEIIAMVDKTQSEFVSLGNTVSGNVYIGGGETRVMKEIATVIRDIQTAFPAIHFHLYSGNAQDVTERLDKGLLDFGVLIQPADLSRYQSLQLKGKDQWGVLMPKDSPLAAKKAIYKKDLLDLPLICSRQAIARHISGNAFSDWFGEDFERLNIVGTFNLIYNAALLVEAGAGYAISLDGLTDTSRDSALCFRPLSPRLESRLAIVWKKDQVFSPAAQLFLDRITDLYPSGSTDS from the coding sequence ATGGAAATCCGCGTACTTCGCTACTTTCTTGCCGTAGCAAGAGAAGGTAGCATCACTGCCGCCGCAAACTATCTGCATCTCACCCAGCCCACCCTCTCCCGCCAGCTCAAAGATCTGGAAGAAGAGCTGGGGCAGACGCTCCTGATCCGCAAGAGTCACCGGGTGACTCTTACGCCGGAGGGCATGCTGCTGAGAAAACGTGCAGAGGAGATCATCGCCATGGTGGACAAGACCCAGTCCGAATTTGTCTCCCTGGGTAATACCGTCAGCGGCAATGTCTACATCGGCGGCGGAGAGACCCGGGTGATGAAAGAGATCGCCACTGTGATCCGGGATATCCAGACAGCGTTCCCGGCCATCCATTTCCACCTCTACAGCGGCAATGCCCAGGATGTAACAGAACGCCTGGACAAGGGCCTTCTGGATTTTGGCGTCCTGATCCAGCCGGCGGATCTCTCCAGATACCAGTCTCTCCAACTGAAAGGGAAAGACCAATGGGGTGTACTCATGCCTAAGGACAGTCCACTGGCAGCCAAAAAGGCAATCTATAAGAAAGATCTTTTAGATCTTCCCCTTATCTGCTCCCGCCAGGCCATTGCGCGCCACATAAGCGGCAATGCATTCTCCGACTGGTTCGGAGAAGATTTTGAACGGCTGAATATTGTCGGCACTTTTAATCTCATCTACAATGCCGCCCTTCTGGTCGAAGCCGGAGCCGGTTATGCCATCAGCCTGGACGGCCTGACCGACACCTCCAGGGACAGTGCTCTCTGCTTTCGGCCTCTGTCTCCCAGACTGGAATCCCGGCTTGCCATTGTCTGGAAGAAGGACCAGGTCTTTTCCCCTGCCGCACAGCTTTTCCTGGACAGGATCACAGATCTGTATCCGTCAGGATCTACAGATAGCTGA
- a CDS encoding nitroreductase family protein, translated as MEFMEVVRERYSCKDYDSSRQVEKEKLDQILEAGRLAPTAKNLQEQHIYVIQSEEGLAKIDKLTRCRYGAPTVLLVAFDKNNVFTYPGGKRDSGIEDAAIVATHLMLAAKDAGVESCWLNLFDPEEAAREFGLPEHEEVLMLLDLGYPAEGAGPMPNHGKRKDLAETVSYL; from the coding sequence ATGGAATTTATGGAAGTTGTAAGAGAGCGGTATTCCTGTAAGGACTATGACAGCAGCCGTCAGGTTGAGAAGGAAAAGCTGGATCAGATCCTGGAGGCGGGGAGGCTGGCTCCTACTGCCAAGAACCTGCAGGAACAGCATATTTACGTGATACAGTCAGAGGAAGGGTTGGCAAAGATCGATAAGCTGACCCGATGCCGGTATGGGGCGCCTACGGTGCTGTTGGTTGCCTTTGACAAGAACAATGTGTTTACTTATCCGGGAGGCAAACGGGATTCCGGGATCGAGGACGCGGCCATTGTGGCCACCCATCTTATGCTGGCGGCCAAGGACGCAGGGGTGGAGAGCTGCTGGCTCAACCTGTTTGATCCGGAAGAGGCGGCCCGGGAATTCGGACTTCCGGAGCATGAGGAAGTGCTGATGCTCCTGGACCTGGGGTATCCGGCAGAAGGCGCGGGGCCCATGCCCAATCACGGAAAGCGCAAAGATCTTGCAGAGACCGTCAGCTATCTGTAG
- a CDS encoding helix-turn-helix transcriptional regulator: MILADKIIYLRKKAGWSQEELAEKMGVSRQSISKWEGALSVPDMNRILKLSELFDVSTDYLLRDEMEEEEKNPAADEKIADETGEKLVPVSMELANDYLAHCKKVSVPCAFGVFLCIMSPVFLLLLSGAGEAGLISLTEDQGALLGTAVLILLIVAAVSIFVIIGHYDEKYEFLEKEALDTAYGVDGMVRDRRQKYERSHVIELAAGVALCVASCIPIFLMLLLFGEENVMALTGAISLLLFLVATGVFLIVRTCIIWDGYQVLLEEGDYTRIAKKQNKRISGIYWGCVTAVYLLVSFLTMEWHITWVIWPVAGILWGVISSVYRNQVER, translated from the coding sequence ATGATCTTAGCAGACAAAATTATTTATTTACGAAAGAAGGCCGGCTGGTCCCAGGAGGAACTGGCGGAGAAAATGGGAGTAAGCCGGCAGTCCATTTCCAAATGGGAGGGGGCGCTGTCAGTTCCGGATATGAACCGGATCCTGAAGCTGTCAGAGCTATTTGACGTCAGCACAGACTATCTTCTTCGTGATGAGATGGAAGAAGAGGAGAAAAACCCGGCGGCAGATGAGAAAATCGCAGACGAGACAGGAGAGAAGCTGGTGCCGGTGTCCATGGAACTTGCCAACGATTACCTGGCTCATTGTAAGAAGGTTTCTGTCCCATGCGCTTTTGGCGTCTTTTTATGCATTATGTCCCCGGTATTTCTGCTTCTTCTTTCCGGAGCCGGGGAAGCAGGACTGATCTCGTTGACAGAAGACCAGGGAGCTCTTCTGGGGACTGCCGTCCTGATCCTTCTGATCGTTGCGGCGGTATCCATCTTTGTGATCATTGGCCATTATGATGAGAAATATGAGTTCCTGGAGAAGGAGGCGCTGGATACAGCTTACGGAGTGGATGGCATGGTAAGGGACCGGAGACAGAAATATGAGAGAAGCCATGTGATAGAGCTGGCGGCGGGAGTGGCGCTGTGCGTGGCCTCCTGTATCCCGATTTTTCTGATGCTCCTGTTATTCGGGGAGGAAAATGTGATGGCGCTTACCGGAGCGATCAGCCTGCTGCTGTTCCTTGTGGCAACCGGAGTCTTTCTCATTGTGCGTACCTGCATTATCTGGGACGGCTATCAGGTCCTTCTGGAAGAAGGAGATTATACCCGGATCGCCAAGAAGCAGAATAAACGGATCAGCGGGATCTACTGGGGCTGTGTGACGGCTGTGTATCTGCTGGTCAGCTTTCTGACCATGGAGTGGCATATTACCTGGGTGATCTGGCCGGTGGCAGGGATCCTGTGGGGCGTGATCAGCAGCGTTTACCGGAATCAGGTGGAGCGTTAA